From one Rhopalosiphum padi isolate XX-2018 chromosome 2, ASM2088224v1, whole genome shotgun sequence genomic stretch:
- the LOC132919049 gene encoding KRAB-A domain-containing protein 2-like yields the protein MNSRCQIDLIDMQAQSDGEYKFILVYQDHLTKYVLLRPLKYKRAEEVAYVVTEICAMWPELKIIHGKPRHSQSQGSVERANQDIENILATWLKDNHTKKWTLPLTIKSIRDNRT from the exons ATGAATTCTCGCTGTCAGATAGACCTTATAGATATGCAAGCACAATCGGATGGcgagtataaatttatattggtttATCAAGATCACctcacaaaatatgtattacttcGACCATTAAAATACAAACGCGCTGAAGAAGTTGCTTac GTTGTAACTGAAATATGTGCAATGTGGCCAgaacttaaaataattcatgGTAAACCTCGCCATTCACAGAGCCAAGGTTCAGTCGAACGAGCTAACCAGGACATTGAAAATATCCTTGCTACTTGGTTAAAAGATAACCATACTAAGAAATGGA ctCTACCTTTAACAATAAAATCTATTCGTGACAATAGAACttga
- the LOC132919050 gene encoding 52 kDa repressor of the inhibitor of the protein kinase-like: NTSFGFSFNITELSVLEVRQKAEVLQKQYPQDLDISFMNECIHFRSYLKDLPESVTTKSVLYLCKVLKDDNLHDIYPYVNIALRMFLCVPASNTSAERSFSTLKRVKTYLRSSMSDNRLNSLAILNIESQLKNSLNYDKIIEDFARSNARRKKLIE; encoded by the coding sequence aatacttcatTTGGATTTTCGTTTAACATTACTGAGTTGTCAGTATTAGAAGTAAGACAAAAAGCTGAAGTGTTACAAAAACAATATCCTCAAGATCTGGATATATCGTTTATGaatgaatgtattcattttCGTAGTTACTTAAAAGACTTACCAGAAAGCGTAACAACAAAATCGGTGCTTTATTTATGTAAAGTCTTGAAAGATGATAATTTACATGATATTTACCCATACGTTAATATTGCATTGCGAATGTTTTTGTGTGTTCCTGCGTCAAATACTTCAGCCGAGCGTTCATTTAGTACTCTTAAAAGAGTTAAAACATACCTTAGATCTTCTATGAGTGataatcgtttaaactctttgGCGATTCTAAATATTGAATCACAGTTGAAAAATTCAttaaactatgataaaataattgaagattTTGCAAGATCAAATGCGcgacgaaaaaaattaattgaatga
- the LOC132921183 gene encoding serine/threonine-protein kinase grp encodes MSTEFVEGWKIAQTLGEGTFGEVKLLINQNTNGTVAMKIIDLKNFPDALMMVKKEAAIHSRLKHSSIIKYFGHRHSKDNYYIFLEYASGGELFDRIEPDIGMPHSEAKKFFKELLDGVEYLHKNGIAHRDLKPENLLLDEHGNLKISDFGLATLFLCGGKRRKLEKRCGTRPYLAPEVLSELPYQAEPSDIWSCGIILVSMLAGELPWEMPSADDEDYKLWKTTDYANHSPWCKLDTLALSLVRKILIPTPSKRYDISKIQSHHWFIKSKTSDNKKVGISVLSDRGFDDARPCYSQPAPAAVPFSVSIPPNESDIHSFTQPTQVEDLLLSSQIQTSQTVSTTLNNSIQKLVKRMTRFIVCLSSDEALATLSQFLDDLGYTCKINTSGLVTITTADQRLVFKSNVIPMNHQTLMDFRLSRGCGLEFKRHFVAIKNAMSKLISKGPMMWPVAMATNTVP; translated from the exons ATGAGTACTGAATTTGTTGAAGGATGGAAAATCGCTCAAACGTTAGGCGAAGGAACATTTGGCGA AGTAAAACTGTTGATAAACCAAAATACTAATGGCACTGTAGCtatgaaaataattgatttaaagaaTTTTCCTGATGCATTAATGATGGTAAAAAAAGAAGCAGCTATACATTCCCGATTGAAGCATtccagtattataaaatattttggacaTCGTCATAgcaaagataattattatatattcttagaATATGCATCAGGCGGTGAACTGTTTGATCGAATTG AACCAGACATCGGAATGCCTCACTCAGAAGCTAAGAAGTTTTTTAAAGAGTTACTTGATGGAGTT gaatatttacataaaaatggtATTGCTCATAGAGATTTGAAACCAGAAAATTTATTATTGGATGAACatgggaatttaaaaataagtgattTTGGATTAGCGACTTTATTTTTATGTGGTGGAAaa agGCGTAAACTTGAAAAGAGATGTGGAACACGGCCTTATTTAGCTCCCGAAGTTCTTTCAGAGTTGCCTTATCAAGCTGAACCTTCTGATATTTGGTCATGTGGTATTATACTGGTTTCTATGCTTGCTggag AGTTACCTTGGGAAATGCCATCGGCTGATGATgaagattataaattatggaAGACTACTGATTATGCTAATCATTCACCATGGTGCAAATTAGATACCTTAGCATTGTCacttgtaagaaaaatattaatacccaCGCCATCTAAAAGATATGATATATCAAAAATTCAATCTCATCATTGGTTCATTAAGTCAAAAACAAgcg ataacaaGAAAGTGGGCATTTCTGTTTTATCCGATAGAGGGTTTGATGATGCTCGTCCTTGTTATTCTCAACCAGCTCCAGCAGCTGTTCCATTTTCTGTATCCATTCCCCCTAATGAATCTGATATACATTCATTTACCCAGCCTACTCAAGTTGAAGATTTGTTGCTGTCTTCGCAAATTCAGACATCACAAACAGTATCAACtacattaaat aaTTCTATTCAGAAATTAGTCAAAAGAATGACGagatttattgtttgtttatcaTCTGACGAAGCATTGGCTACTTTATCACAGTTTCTTGATGATTTAGGTTATacatgtaaaatcaatacatctgGTTTG GTTACAATCACCACTGCTGATCAGCGTTTAGTGTTTAAATCAAATGTGATTCCAATGAACCATCAAACACTCATGGACTTCAGACTTTCAAGAGGTTGTGGTTTAGAATTTAAAAGACATTTCGTTGCAATTAAAAATGCAATGTCAAAATTAATATCCAAAGGTCCAATGATGTGGCCAGTCGCTATGGCTACCAATACAGTGCCATGa